From a single Candidatus Binatia bacterium genomic region:
- a CDS encoding MBL fold metallo-hydrolase, translated as MRVTLDWLGVSTFRLVVGELTIFLDAYIDRVPAAPPVGMTVADVKRADWVLIGHSHFDHLWGAERIARQTGATVIGSHETVRLLHDVDRIPEQQLMAVAGGEPIELAKDVRVRVFPSLHSCIWATMGSAADDPCLGDLGVKHQERVMRVEGAMQLLHSGALGDDIAKHMHESDRHPRGEGGSFAFLIETPAGSIFWKDSSGHWSGLLRDLRPDVALLAAVGRGNVDGEPHQGTLASFVADEVELLKPGRVILCHHDDWMPPLTRPIDTEPIRRELERRTPGAQLVEMGYLEGRTILG; from the coding sequence ATGCGGGTGACCCTCGACTGGCTCGGCGTCTCGACCTTCCGCCTCGTCGTCGGCGAGCTGACGATCTTCCTCGACGCCTACATCGACCGCGTGCCGGCGGCGCCGCCGGTCGGCATGACGGTCGCCGACGTGAAGCGCGCCGACTGGGTGCTGATCGGGCACTCGCACTTCGACCACCTGTGGGGCGCGGAGCGCATCGCGCGTCAGACCGGCGCCACCGTGATCGGCTCACACGAGACCGTGCGCCTGCTGCACGACGTCGACAGGATCCCCGAGCAGCAGCTCATGGCGGTCGCGGGCGGCGAGCCGATCGAGCTCGCGAAGGACGTGCGCGTGCGCGTCTTCCCGAGCCTGCACTCGTGCATCTGGGCGACGATGGGCTCGGCGGCCGACGATCCCTGCCTCGGCGACCTCGGCGTCAAGCATCAGGAGCGCGTCATGCGCGTCGAGGGCGCGATGCAGCTCCTGCACTCGGGCGCGCTTGGCGACGACATCGCCAAGCACATGCACGAGAGCGACCGCCATCCGCGCGGCGAGGGCGGGTCGTTCGCGTTCCTCATCGAGACGCCCGCCGGCTCGATCTTCTGGAAGGACAGCTCCGGGCACTGGAGCGGTCTCCTGCGCGACCTCCGGCCCGACGTCGCGCTGCTCGCCGCGGTGGGCCGCGGCAACGTCGACGGCGAGCCCCACCAGGGGACGCTCGCGAGCTTCGTCGCCGACGAGGTCGAGCTGCTGAAGCCCGGCCGCGTCATCCTCTGCCACCACGACGACTGGATGCCGCCGCTCACCAGGCCGATCGACACGGAGCCGATCCGCCGCGAGCTCGAGCGGCGCACGCCCGGCGCGCAGCTCGTCGAGATGGGCTACCTCGAGGGGCGGACGATCCTCGGCTGA